The proteins below come from a single Salvelinus alpinus chromosome 18, SLU_Salpinus.1, whole genome shotgun sequence genomic window:
- the mlana gene encoding melanoma antigen recognized by T-cells 1, whose product MPRGDFNVHFASRGQHVRAEEAAGIALLVVVLAALLIVGCWYFKRRSGYKMIRSPRSGSLPGFSRGQFSEGRAAAENKMGLSELRPVLPNAPPAYEKISSGPLPPPYSP is encoded by the exons ATGCCTCGCGGTGACTTCAACGTTCATTTTGCAAGCAGAGGACAGCATGTCAGGGCCGAAGA GGCAGCTGGCATAGCTCTGTTGGTTGTAGTTCTCGCAGCCCTTCTCATCGTCGGATGCTGGTATTTCAAGAGGAGAAGCGGGTACAAAATGATCAGG AGCCCAAGATCAGGGTCCCTGCCAGGATTCAGTAGAGGACAGTTCAGCGAGGGAAGAGCTGCAGCAGAAAACAAGATGGGCCTCAGTGAGCTCCGACCTGTG CTTCCCAATGCCCCTCCTGCCTATGAGAAGATCTCATCAGGACCCCTACCTCCTCCCTACTCGCCCTAA
- the LOC139544628 gene encoding uncharacterized protein has translation MPRVPAHLCERALGMLQGGMRTADVARAINCNVRTVRRLRQRYRETGRTADHPRSGRPRVTTPAQDRYIQTSHLRDRYRMATTTARVTPGMHNPSISAQTVRNRRREAGLRACRTAVRQVLTRHHRQQRRLWAQTHRRWTRQDWQKVLFTDEPVLWSGIDLEVEGPSWSGPVCHSIIGLSLLSLHAISTLCVTGKTSSSLMWYPSCRL, from the exons atgcccagggtccctgctcatctgtgtgaacgtgccttaggcatgttgcaaggaggcatgaggactgcagatgtggccagggcaataaattgcaatgtccgtactgtgagacgcctaagacagcgctacagggagacaggacggacagctgatcatcctcgcagtggcagaccacgtgtaacaacacctgcacaggatcggtacatccaaacatcacacctgcgggacaggtacaggatggcaacaacaactgcccgagttacaccaggaatgcacaatccctccatcagtgctcagactgtccgcaataggcggaGAGAAGCTGGATTGAGGGCTTGTAGGACTGCTGTAAGGCAGGTCctaaccagacatcaccggcaacaacgtcgcctatgggcacaaacccaccgtcgctggaccagacaggactggcaaaaagtgctcttcactgacga gcctgtactctggagcgggatcgatttggaggtggagggtccgtcatggtctgggccggtgtgtcacagcatcattggactgagcttgttgtcattgcatgcaatctcaacgctgtgcgttacagggaagacatcctcctccctcatgtggtacccttcctgcaggctc